The following is a genomic window from Antechinus flavipes isolate AdamAnt ecotype Samford, QLD, Australia chromosome 3, AdamAnt_v2, whole genome shotgun sequence.
CAGGATTAGTCAGCAAACACTTGACCTACTTTCCAAGAGGAGAGATGGTCATTTAAAGCAGCCCCTATTTAGAAGGGGAACAAAAACTCCAAAAAGAGATtcggaaaaaaacagaaaggaaaaataaaggaaatgacctatagatacaaaaaatatatatagcagctctcttctcaggacaaaaaaaattagaaattgaggggattaatatcaattggagaatggctcaataaaccgTTGTATATGTTtgtggtggaatattattattctctgggaaatgatgagcaggatgctgtcggggggggggggattggaaAATCTtccatgaatgaaatgaaatatactgtatacaaagaaatagcaatgttctgggatgactagctataaatgactgttattctcagtaggataatcatccacaactactctaaaggacttgtgatgaaaattCTTccccatacccagagaaggaactggttgTGTCTGAGTACAGAATGAAgcactctctatttctctctttctttttaatttcatttttcttgagggtttttattttcattaggatgggagatctcttttttctttcacaacttgacttttatggaaatgttttatgtaacttcacatgtagtttcttaattgtgagtggggataagggagagaacttaAAACTCAAAAATCTCAAAAGCGAATGtttaaaaactcattttgaatgtaactggggggaaatatcaaataaaaataataatagcaatttaaaaggaaaaaagaagaaaaactcctCAGTGAAACCCTACGAAGAAGGTTGGAAGATCGCTATTACAGCATTTCATAGCAGGGATGAGCACTATAAGAAAAAGCTATTGAGAGAATCTTGATAAGATATCAAGGAAGTAAAATCATGGTAAAACatatttaaggaagaaaacagaaaaaaggaaaagaaaacagaaggctTGTCATGATTATCAAAGACAATTATCATACTTGTAACCTAACATTAGGGTCCTTGGTGTCCAGGATCATCTGTCATCATCCTGATCTTTATCTGGCCACTATACTCAGCTaactttgggggaggggaggagtgaggcaggtgaccttgcacaactcTTCCTCACCTCAGTCCCattcacctccctgatgtcatggtgctctttgagaatgaaggacaaatagacttgtggtggagagagccatccacattcagaaaaaggactgtggggatcacaacacagaattttcacctttttggtggttgttgttgttgttgtttttttgtttgttttctttccatttttatcctttttgatctgatttctatTATGCTACATGGTAAATGAAGAAATgtatagagaagaattgcacatatttaacatagattggaGTGCTTGCTGTCTGgaagaggaggtggggggaagggaggagaaaatttagaatgcaGGGTTTTGcaggaatgaatgttgaaaacgatctttacatgtattttgaaaataaaaagcttaaaaaaaaaactttaaatgaaagGCAAATAATAACAACCTGGTGTCCACAAATGAcaacaaagaggagaaaaaatgagaaagcagcCATATTGGACCAAATGTATGTATGAGAGATCTATGTGTGAAGCACAAGTTTGATGGTGTTAAGAAGtcaatttataaaatctttttaaaaaattatttattcttaatatGTATTGCTTCATGATTCTCTTGCCTCCTTTTGTTGTAAAATCATATAAATCACTTCCTAAACCCCCAATATTTGGAGAGGACATACAAGTACCATGTACTGTATTTGCACAATAAATAGTTCTGGGTTTTGCACTTGAATTGTACTTCTGTTCCTTCTGTTCAGGCAGATGCTCTACCCCAATTAATCATTCTGCCACAATTAATCAATTCTAGCCAGAATCTGACTGTAATTCTTTATAGTCTATACTGTCACCAATATGTGtaaacaattatctcatttttttctttctaatttaaagCTCTTCAGATTATATTTGTAACAGTCCAGAAAAAAGCATTCTTCTTAGCCTTCTTCATGCATTATCCCTCCCTTTCTGGGAGCttgttttttgttatattaagCCAGAGATGGACCAGAAATTAATGGATCAATAGTGATGcaaaaaataagacattttcaaaattattcaccATGATCAGATCGAATTTATTACAATTACTTGAGGGAGATAACTTTAACATTATATAATCTCaacataatttattaataaataattataataaccatTATATCAATAGATAGAAAAAGCCCAcaacattcaacattcatttttgtttgaaACACTCAAAGTCATAGGATTAAAAAAACCATTTCCCAATGTTCAAAGCATGATTGTCAAAGATAGCATTAACACGATGAGTAATGGAATCACACTGGAGGTTTTCTTCTGGAAAGAATTATGGATGCCCTGAGTCTCTAACATTACTTTTCTTTGTGCTGATTatagcaagaagaaaagaaaaaaggagagaaaaggagaggagaagaaagcaaaggagaggagagagaagaaggtgagaggagaggagaggaaaagaaagagaggagagaaagtaggGGAACAGGgctaaggaagaggaggaagaattatttcttatatgaagatcaaatatgaaCAAATTAGAGCACACCAAAAATTTCACAGTTAACTTCAGCATTGATTCCATGGGAACAGGTCCTGGTCCAACCCTTCCATCTTCTCTTGGTATAGCTTGTTGAATGTTTCCATCTGGGTCactgtgaaataatttttccacTCTCCACAGATTCCTGCCACATGCAAAAAGAGGGCAACATGTTCTGGAAACAGATCTTTTGGTGATcattcttttccatctcatttcccctccctcctcaacTCTGTAAGGAGATAGTTGATGGACCTTTAGTGACTGCCATTTATGGTCAGTACCTTCCACTGCAACCAGTGAGCCATTATTCTCATTCATCATTCAGGGAGTATGGATGATGAGTCTGCCTGATTTTAgctaatcttttttctttccctcttcttgtttttctgggaggttttcttggaTTCTTGGGCAGCCTATCTCTGAGTAGATCAGAGCATAGATAACATGGCACTACCTTTGGCATAAATGAAGGAAATTTGTTGGCTGCCTACCAACTGTTTTGTGTTTTGTGATTCTCTGATACTATTTCTGGGATGCCTAGATTTCTGCTGGGGTGGGGCAAGAATTCCCCTATTTAAATCCCATGTAGCCCTAGACCATTCTTCCTCACCTTTTCTCATCAGCACCACTTGGAAAGGTTTCATATATTCATTTGGCgtgttatttttcagtttatgTTTTTCCATAGCTTGAAAGGAGGCATTCTCTAAGACTGAGCTTATTTCTTCCTCACTCAACTTTTTTTTCAGGAATTCACAAATCTTCTCCACACTGACCTTGAGATCCTAGGAGAAAACATCACACCCTCAAATTCTGgggcaggaagaaagaaaagaaggacaaAGGGGAAgccaaaatgagaaaagagaagaagaggagactAGGGAAGAGGCAGATAGTAAGTGCATAGGGGGTGAGTGTAGGAGATAGAAGAAAAGTATTCTGGTAACAGAAGCAGATATAGGAGATTTAGGAGAAGCAGAGAAAATGAAGAGCCTTAGGGGAAGATCTGAGGGGAAGtgcagagggaagaggaattgGAGGCTGGGGGCAGAGGAGGAACTGAATGGGAGCCGGAATTGGAGGTGGCAAGGAGAGGGAGCGCTGGAACAACAGTGGGAAGGGAATTAAGCAAGCAAGGAAAACAGGATGAGGATTTGGAGGGAGcatagggaagaagaaaaggaaataaattgttggaatctttacaaagtgttacctcattagagttgatagagacaataattatctaatttagcatggtccagcatgattgatctgatcccacgaggagatgttatgggccagaacttgaaacaaggtactaagtggaattgaggagacaatctttaaatctagtttagaattgatttaatcctacaacaaataatggtttccagtgatataatgattggtatgtactcagtgtacagcatataagcaagaagctctcagggccagagagcactctgggagatacagaagcccacaagcccactctcggaggcgaagtcagattcattccatcttccacctttgtgttggctggaggctgaagaaaacagaggcagaagcaaaggacaagctgcaagagctcttggaatcaaagaaagagaaaataaacatttggattttatcagctggctgtatttgaagtgattattactctgaacgaaaactaaggctgcctccagaaaacctccccaagaaacctgctcagagagaaccattatattttaaagaagagaacaccacagtaaATGTAGGGGATATGGTGAATGGGTGAAGAGCTTGTGGGGaaggtagagataaagagagaaaagaagaagaagaagaaaagaaaattagataaaaaaaaaaacaagaagaaactctgaaatttttttttggcaggcatttgagcttaagtgacttgcccagagtcacactcagctcctcctgctccaggactggtgctctatccattgagccatcgagctgccttccattttttttttcaggaagaagatttggaagaaaagagaaaggaggagaaattagaaagaaaatttggagaaaaagagtgagaaaatggaatagagagatagaagaaaagaaagaaatcatttttaaaaaggaagagcaggagggaaaggaaggaagaaatataatgagaagatgtggatgggaaaagaaaggatggatcctgaagagatagaaagataaaggaaggagaggggaagaaagaaaggaagaaaggaagaaaagtaggaagtgGAAGGTTAAGGGCTGATGAATGGATGGCAAAGTAGGAAATGCATACAATCAGGAGGATGGGAAGGGgttggggagaagaaggagagagggaagaggaattaGATAAAATAAGGACAAGAAGATTAGCAAAAGAGGGCTGTAGAGGAGAAGGCAAGAGAACtttaaggaaattgaaaaagaatgaagaaatgaggaagaagaaagaattaggcaaacttcttccctttcccttctcctttatcTCATTCCCTTCAGCCAATTGTTCTCCACAGAGTCTTGGTCCTTGGCTGCCAGAGGGGAAAATGAGCAGTGACCTGGTGGGAAGGGATCAGCAGGAAGATGATTAGGGTGGTGTGGAGAGTACCGGAGGTGGAGAGCTTTCTTTGTCTGCTTCTTCTCCTCTCTGAATTACTAAGAAATATAGCCGAGGTGCTCTAGCTTCTGAGGGTCTTATGTACTCACTTTGGCCTTGCTGCTAAAATAGGATTTAGGGAAAAGATGGATTGGAAGATGGGAAGTCAAGAGCCTTGGGTCTTCCTTATTCTTGATTAATTCAGagccatttttcatttctatccAGGGAAAGCGTTTCCAAGCAGGGACAGATTTGATCCAACTGGGGTCCCCATTGGAGTAGATCAAACTGAGGATCTCTATCATCCAGTGGGTTcctgaatagaagaaaaaagagggaggaggctCATGAACATTTCCTTCATACAATCATAGACATTTAGAGATAGGAGACACCACAGAGGTATTAATGCAGCCTATATTTGATCAAATCAATGAAGGGCTTCCaggaaggcagggaaggaagAATGCCCAACTTTACTTGAGACATGCTACCTGTCAAGAAAATTTCCCCTGGCATGAAGCTCTAATTTGCCTGAATAGTTGGATACACACATCAAATAATAAGTAATCattcagcaattttttttgaGCACTTGGTGATCTCAAACGCTGTGGTGAGTGAATGCCTGATaccaaaaaagaaggtgaaaacaCAGTCTCTTCTCGATGGGAATTCACAGTCTAAGGTGTGGGGTGGCATGTAACTAACTCAGTTCACAGGAAAACCATACAGAATGGATGGAAGGAAATCTAAGAGAAGAGGGCACTGgcagttactttctttttttttttttcaaatgaatatttttttaatttatggaattttAGATATATAAGTCATGTTTAACATGATGTTTTAACATAATATTGTGCTCATCTTTAGGTTTTTAAGGCTGCATAACAAGATCCCATGATCTTAAGGTTCCAATCAAAGTTAGATATATTCATATTGATAAAATATTGTGTGGTTTTTATCTGAGGAGCAATAAAGTTTCATTTAGGAAGTCTCATCACCAAAAGTCTGACCACTTGGTGATGAACATTCTTATCCACAGAAATTCATGAATACTATATATTAGAGTATCGAAGTATTTATGACTAATAAAAGCAGAGAAAATGAGTTCTCAAGTTaatattattatagcatttttgacaagtagattttttttaattcatgtagtcaaataatattatattattattcaaataaaattatatgatctgAAAtgcagatcttttttttaaataactttttattgataaaatccatgccaaggtaattttttaccgcattatcctttgcacttacttctgttccgatttttcccctcccttcctccaccccctcccccagatggcaagcagtcctttacatgttgaataggttacagtatatcctagatacaatatacgtgtgtagaaccaaacagttctcttgttgcacagggagaattggattcagaaggtataaataatccaggaagaaaaacaaaaatgcaagtagtttatattcatttcccagtgttctttctttgggtgtagctgcttctgtccatccttgatcacttgaaactgaattagttctctttatcgaagcaatccacttccatcagaatacatcctcaaatagtattgttgttgaggtatataatgatctcttggttctgctcatttcacttagcatcagttcatgtaagtctcgccagtcctctctgtattcatcctgctggtcattccttacagaacaataatattccataatgttcatatactacaatttattcaaccattctccaattgctgggcatccattcattttccagcttctagccactacaaacagggctgccacaaacattttggcacatacaggtccctttcccttctttagtatttctttggggtataagcccagtagtagcaccaCTGGGTcaaagggatgcacagtttgataactttttgagcataattccaaattgctctccagaatggctggatgtgttcacaattccaccaacaatgcatcagtgtccctgttttcccacatcccctccaacattcagcattatcttttccagtcactctagccaatctgacaggtgtgtagtggtatctcagagttgtcttaatttgcatttctccgattAATAATACTTTggatcatattttcatatgtctatgaatagtttcaatttcttaatctgagaattgtctcttcatgtcctttgaccatttatcaattggagaatggtttgatttcttataaattagagtcaattctctatatattttgtaaatgaggcctttatcagaacctttgactgtaaaaatgttttcccagtttattgtttcccttctaatcttgtctgcatttgttttgtttgtacaaaaacttttcaatttgatataatcaaaatattctgttttgtgttcaatagtgatttctagttcttctttggtcataaattcctccctcttccacaggtctgagaggtaaactatcctaggctcttccaatttatttataatatcattctttatgcctaggtcatgaaggGCACTGGCAGTTTCAGagaaggcttcctgcagaagatgATATGTGGGCTCAGTCTTGCAGGAAGCCAGGGGagctaagaggcagaggtgagggagGAGAGCCTTCTAGGTAAAAGAGACACAGCTAGTGCAAAAGTTAATGTGGTCAAAGTTGGGGGGCATCAATACAGGATCCCTGATTTCTTGTTGCTCACAATCATGGCTTGGGTAGGGCTATGGGATGGGATTCTATGAAACATAGCCAAATACTGGATCTTCATGGAAGCATTAATTAGAGAGACACCAGACAAGGCAAAGACTGATGGGACTGGAAGGATAAGGCAGCCATTCTTGGGATATAACATTTGGTTAAGACTTTTCACGAGAGGTGGGGATGGGACGGGCATTCTggacttgggaaaaaaaaaacagaagaaaagcacGGAAAGAGGGCAGCATGGAGATTTCGATGGTTGAAGGAGCAGAAGAGTTTGGTTATAATACAGGTACATGTGGAAGTTAAAGTGCTTCTCTCTCCTATGGGTCTGAGGACTTG
Proteins encoded in this region:
- the LOC127557688 gene encoding sulfotransferase 2A1-like, which produces MEDLDKVISVKGIPFFSKIHNVEAIEKMYDEFEIRDKDVIIMTYPKSGTHWMIEILSLIYSNGDPSWIKSVPAWKRFPWIEMKNGSELIKNKEDPRLLTSHLPIHLFPKSYFSSKAKDLKVSVEKICEFLKKKLSEEEISSVLENASFQAMEKHKLKNNTPNEYMKPFQVVLMRKGICGEWKNYFTVTQMETFNKLYQEKMEGLDQDLFPWNQC